AATGCTCTTCCTGCGGCAATTTCCTGCATTTTTTCCGGATACTTTCCTTCCTTCAACTCATATTCTTTATTATAAGGAAGCATTTTTCTTGCAGTCTCATCCATGCAGACAAACCCGCCTTTTTCATTGCCTTTTATGATACCTTCGGTGCACATAGTGCCTGTAGCATCTATTTCCGCACGGCGGTTTACTTCTTTTAACTGCGATCCGTCTGCGGCGATAAACAGGCCGTAGTTGCTTCCGTATGAGCTTGCAGCCTGATCCTTCTGTAAGAGGATCAGTCCATTTCCAATTGTACTGATAATGACCAGAAGCATGGTAGTCAGGCAAATCGCCGTCATAATGAGGACACTTCTTGTCCGATTTCTTTTGTCGTTGCTGAATGCAATTTTGCTGATCGTCCTCAATTGAAATCCACCACCTGTCCATCCTCGATGACTAAAATACGGTCAGCAACCTGCGCGATCTCATCATCATGGGTAATCATTACAATCGTCTGTCCATATTTTTTTGCGCTCATTTTCAGCAGCGCGATCACCTCGTCACTTGTCTTGGAATCAAGATTTCCGGTTGGCTCGTCCGCAAACAAAATCTCCGGTCTGTTTACCAAGGCTCTTGCAATCGCAACGCGCTGCTGCTGTCCTCCGGAGAGGGTATTCGGAAGATTATGAATCCGGTGTTTAAGACCCAGTGTGGTGATAATATCATTGACATAAGCTTTATCCACTTTTTTTCCGTCAAGCCCCAACGGAAGAACGATATTTTCCCACACATTGATGGAGGATACCAGATTGAATGCCTGAAATACAAATCCGATCTTTCTTCTCCGGAAAACGGCAAGCTGATCCTCCTTCATGGAATACAGGTCCTTGTCAGACAAGATCACGCTGCCGCTGGTTGGTGTATCCAGCCCGCCCAGCATATGCAGCAGGGTACTTTTTCCGGAGCCGGATTTTCCGACAATGGCGACAAATTCTCCCTGTTGAATCTGGATATTCACATGATTGACGGCTTTGACCTGATTTTCCCCCGTCCCATAAAATTTGCAAAGCTGATTCGTTTCTAATATCACGCCCACTCCAATGGCCTCCTTTTCTTATTTACCAGCATTGTATCAAAGGAACCTTTCATTTCACTTTCAAAAAGAGAGCAGAAGTCTTACAGATTTGAAAGACTTCTGCTCATCATCTCTACGAAAGTCCATTTTCCGGCAGCTGAATCAAAAAGGTACTTCCTTTTCTGACTTTGCCGGAGGCTACCGTGATTGTCCCACCATGCTGCTCAATAATCTGTCTGGACAGATACAGACCGATGCCAGTTCCGCTCTTTTCGCGGACTTCCGGCGCAGTCCCTCTGTAAAACCGCTGGAATATTTTATGGTATTCACTCTGCGGGATTCCGATTCCCTGATCCTCGATCTCAATTCTCACAAAGCCAGTTCTTTTTTGTAGACGGATCGTGATTTTTGAATGTTCTGGGCTGTATTTGATGGCATTGTCCAAAACATTAATGATTGCTTCTCCAAGCCAACGTTTATCCTGCATGAGTGCACAATGCTCCAGTGATTCGTTGCAGTCGAAAATAAGTTCTATCCCTTTCTCCGCTGCCTTTGGATACGTTCGGTTTACTGCGGAGATGA
The sequence above is a segment of the Butyricicoccus intestinisimiae genome. Coding sequences within it:
- a CDS encoding ABC transporter ATP-binding protein gives rise to the protein MGVILETNQLCKFYGTGENQVKAVNHVNIQIQQGEFVAIVGKSGSGKSTLLHMLGGLDTPTSGSVILSDKDLYSMKEDQLAVFRRRKIGFVFQAFNLVSSINVWENIVLPLGLDGKKVDKAYVNDIITTLGLKHRIHNLPNTLSGGQQQRVAIARALVNRPEILFADEPTGNLDSKTSDEVIALLKMSAKKYGQTIVMITHDDEIAQVADRILVIEDGQVVDFN